One stretch of Harmonia axyridis chromosome 1, icHarAxyr1.1, whole genome shotgun sequence DNA includes these proteins:
- the LOC123680908 gene encoding uncharacterized protein LOC123680908, translating to MKMRTTFLLLNVCIVGCLGLFNEPNNPQYTLQGLNGFGFNNGINSLINPFESRRRCPECDRSVFSYCGDKLFHDSCCCSNPNNPYEQLPRQCYYADCSFLHANSCREHKLITACCCVKK from the exons atgaaaatgaggaCCACGTTTTTATTGTTGAATGTTTGTATTGTAGGCTGTTTag GATTATTCAACGAGCCCAATAATCCGCAGTACACATTACAAGGTCTGAATGGTTTTGGTTTCAACAATGGTATTAACTCTTTGATAAATCCTTTCGAATCAAGAAGAAGATGCCCAGAATGTGATCGTTCAGTTTTTAGCTACTGTGGAGACAAACTTTTTCACGATTCCTGTTGCTGCAGTAATCCTAACAATCCCTATG aacaatTACCACGACAGTGCTATTACGCCGACTGTAGTTTTCTTCATGCTAACTCTTGTAGGGAACATAAGCTAATCACTGCATGTTGTTGTGTTAAAAAATGA
- the LOC123680886 gene encoding uncharacterized protein LOC123680886, with amino-acid sequence MTSTLDLIGQSTEELPTEKKESSDSTIAQKLKFLRDVITVEPLVTSYLVAAVICLPAFLTLELEKACRANMGLNETVCQAIRDSDHDNYTAVNKNITILLNGVHSWQAPCQNFAPLILVLFIGSYSDRRQIRKPFMILPLVGELFAVVGCILSVIFMKEWPVEVQGFLQAVVPSFFGGPTMLIMAIFSYVADSSTVEMRTIRVAIVQTILNVAIPIGQFLSGILFIHLGYIGVLLIAAALYLFGICYGIFFIKEVRQPKVQKDKSLLKDIFDPTNAIDTFKVLWKEDDKKDLPLLRVILLMFLIVTGITNVNLTTLFLYLQNVFHWTGPDFTYYITTNTVVHLIGIVLFVPLFTKVFHLSDITILSFTFLDKIATTIIMGLARSNIALYIGCFVSIITNITIVALRSMATKAVSEEDLGKAQSLFGIFEAIGIATLTPLINMVFTATLDDFPAAFIFIETIVYIGCLLLLALSFYLRKYVKTILKNPADTTENKTKVEDVQTTRI; translated from the exons ATGACTTCTACATTGGATCTTATTGGTCAGTCTACTGAGGAACTACCTACCGAGAAAAAAGAATCTTCAGATTCAACAATAGCGCAGAAGTTAAAATTCCTAAGAGACGTGATAACTGTTGAACCCCTTGTTACATCTTACTTGGTAGCAGCTGTGATATGCTTGCCAGCTTTTTTGACCCTGGAACTAGAAAAAGCATGTAGAGCCAATATGGGGTTAAATGAAACGGTGTGTCAAGCTATACGAGATAGTGATCACGATAATTACACAGcagtaaataaaaatataacaatattGCTAAATGGTGTTCATTCATGGCAAGCACCTTGCCAAAATTTCGCACCGCTTATTCTGGTGCTCTTCATAGGGTCATATAGCGATAGGCGACAAATAAGAAAACCATTCATGATCTTGCCTCTAGTTGGAGAATTGTTTGCCGTTGTCGGATGTATTTTATCAGTCATATTCATGAAGGAATGGCCTGTCGAAGTGCAGGGTTTCCTTCAAGCCGTCGTGCCATCTTTTTTTGGTGGTCCAACGATGTTGATCATGGCAATTTTCTCCTACGTTGCAGATTCGAGCACTGTCGAAATGAGAACGATTAGGGTAGCTATAGTACAAACTATTCTCAATGTTGCGATACCAATTGGTCAGTTTTTGAGTGGAATACTTTTCATTCATTTAGGCTACATTGGTGTACTACTTATTGCCGCTGCCCTTTATCTGTTCGGCATATGTTAtggaatatttttcatcaaagaAGTGAGACAACCTAAAGTACAAAAAGACAAGAGTTTATTGAAGGATATATTCGATCCTACAAATGCTATCGATACATTCAAAGTTCTCTGGAAAGAGGACGATAAAAAAGATTTACCGTTGCTTCGGGTAATTTTGCTGATGTTCTTAATTGTCACAGGAATAACTAATG ttaATCTTACAACTTTATTTCTTTATCTACAAAATGTGTTTCACTGGACTGGACCCGATTTTACTTATTACATCACCACGAACACAGTTGTACATTTAATTG GTATTGTCCTATTTGTGCCGCTATTCACAAAAGTTTTCCACCTGAGCGATATAACAATTTTAAGTTTCACATTCCTGGATAAGATAGCCACAACCATAATAATGGGATTAGCGAGATCAAACATCGCGCTGTATATTG GTTGTTTCGTGAGTATTATTACCAACATAACGATAGTAGCATTGAGATCAATGGCCACCAAAGCGGTATCAGAGGAAGATTTGGGGAAAGCCCAATCACTATTTGGAATATTCGAAGCAATTGGAATAGCAACATTGACACCCCTTATCAATATGGTTTTCACGGCTACCCTGGATGATTTTCCAGCtgctttcatttttattgagaCTATAGTTTATATTGGATGCTTACTCTTACTGGCACT CTCCTTCTACTTACGGAAATATGTGAAAACGATATTGAAAAATCCGGCTGATACAACTGAAAATAAGACTAAAGTGGAAGATGTACAAACTACTCGTATATAA